One segment of Sinorhizobium sp. BG8 DNA contains the following:
- the ccoN gene encoding cytochrome-c oxidase, cbb3-type subunit I translates to MKYGTETALLAIGAFAALLGAAFAHDSLFQAHMWVLFFVLLVSTVVMVRRISFAPVSAGRASDPDRSGYFDDVVKYGVIATVFWGVVGFLVGVVVALQLAFPDLNIEPWFNFGRVRPLHTSAVIFAFGGNALIATSFYVVQRTSRVRLFGGNLGWFVFWGYQLFIVMAATGYLLGITQGREYAEPEWYVDLWLTVVWVAYLVAFLGTILTRKEPHIYVANWFYLSFIVTIAMLHVVNNLAIPVSFLGVKSYSAFSGVQDALTQWWYGHNAVGFFLTAGFLGMLYYFIPKQANRPVYSYRLSIIHFWALIFMYIWAGPHHLHYTALPDWAQTLGMVFSIMLWMPSWGGMINGLMTLSGAWDKIRTDPIMRMMVMAVAFYGMATFEGPMMSIKTVNSLSHYTDWTIGHVHSGALGWNGLISFGAVYYLTPKLWGRERLYSLRLVNWHFWLATLGIVVYAAVMWVAGIQQGLMWREYDDQGFLVYSFAETVSAMFPYYVLRAVGGAMYLTGALIMAWNITMTILGYQRDEARMPGTVPALQPAE, encoded by the coding sequence ATGAAATACGGAACCGAAACCGCGCTACTGGCCATTGGGGCCTTCGCGGCCTTGCTTGGGGCAGCCTTTGCCCATGACAGCCTGTTTCAGGCGCATATGTGGGTGCTGTTCTTCGTGCTGCTTGTGAGCACGGTGGTCATGGTGCGACGGATCTCCTTCGCCCCGGTCTCGGCGGGAAGAGCGTCCGATCCGGATCGCTCCGGCTACTTCGACGACGTGGTGAAGTACGGCGTGATCGCAACGGTGTTCTGGGGTGTCGTCGGCTTTCTCGTCGGCGTCGTCGTGGCGCTGCAGCTTGCCTTTCCCGACCTGAATATCGAACCTTGGTTCAATTTCGGTCGCGTGCGGCCGCTTCATACCTCGGCGGTCATTTTCGCCTTCGGCGGCAATGCGCTGATCGCGACCTCCTTCTACGTGGTCCAGCGCACGTCGCGGGTGCGGCTCTTCGGCGGCAATCTCGGCTGGTTCGTGTTCTGGGGCTACCAGCTGTTCATCGTCATGGCCGCGACGGGCTATCTGCTCGGGATCACGCAGGGGCGCGAGTATGCCGAACCGGAATGGTACGTCGACCTCTGGCTGACGGTGGTCTGGGTTGCCTATCTCGTGGCATTCCTCGGCACGATCCTGACCCGCAAGGAACCGCACATCTACGTAGCGAATTGGTTCTACCTGTCCTTCATCGTGACGATCGCGATGCTGCACGTGGTCAACAACCTTGCAATCCCCGTCTCGTTCCTCGGAGTGAAGAGCTACTCGGCATTCTCGGGCGTGCAGGATGCGCTGACCCAGTGGTGGTACGGCCATAATGCGGTGGGCTTCTTCCTGACGGCCGGCTTCCTCGGCATGCTCTACTACTTCATTCCGAAGCAGGCCAATCGCCCCGTCTATTCCTACCGGCTGTCGATCATCCACTTCTGGGCGCTGATCTTCATGTACATCTGGGCGGGTCCGCACCACCTGCACTACACAGCTCTTCCCGACTGGGCACAGACGCTGGGGATGGTGTTTTCGATCATGCTCTGGATGCCCTCGTGGGGCGGCATGATCAACGGCCTGATGACGCTCTCGGGCGCCTGGGACAAGATCCGCACCGACCCGATCATGCGCATGATGGTGATGGCCGTTGCCTTCTACGGCATGGCCACCTTCGAGGGACCGATGATGTCAATCAAGACCGTCAACTCGCTCAGCCACTACACCGACTGGACGATCGGCCACGTGCATTCGGGCGCTCTCGGCTGGAACGGTCTCATCAGCTTCGGTGCTGTCTACTATCTGACGCCGAAGCTGTGGGGCAGGGAGCGGCTCTACAGTCTGCGCCTCGTCAACTGGCACTTCTGGCTCGCCACCCTCGGCATCGTGGTCTACGCGGCTGTCATGTGGGTCGCCGGCATCCAGCAGGGCCTCATGTGGCGCGAGTACGACGACCAGGGCTTCCTCGTCTATTCCTTCGCCGAAACGGTCTCCGCCATGTTCCCCTACTACGTCCTCAGGGCGGTCGGCGGAGCCATGTACCTGACCGGTGCGCTGATCATGGCTTGGAACATCACCATGACGATCCTTGGGTACCAGCGTGACGAGGCCCGCATGCCGGGCACCGTTCCTGCGCTGCAGCCCGCTGAATAG
- a CDS encoding hemerythrin domain-containing protein: protein MTDSDLCQENVGRLLSDAPENAVSLAWLDEAHAEQLRLCQALEEIADSLPSNVNRQKCIYAAKVLGPLVYGVHRYEEMVLFPMLARSVTRRASLSATISRLKFEHFEDECFAEELTDALLRLGRSDPTVNAEATGYMLRAFFEAMRRHIAFEQEFLLRDFRMMQ from the coding sequence ATGACGGACAGTGATCTGTGTCAGGAAAATGTTGGACGGCTGCTGTCGGATGCACCGGAGAACGCCGTCTCTCTCGCATGGCTCGACGAGGCCCACGCGGAACAGCTGCGCCTCTGCCAGGCCCTCGAGGAAATCGCGGACAGCCTGCCCTCGAATGTGAACCGGCAGAAATGCATCTACGCAGCCAAAGTGCTGGGGCCGCTCGTCTATGGCGTCCACCGGTATGAGGAGATGGTGCTCTTCCCGATGCTCGCGCGCAGCGTGACCAGGCGAGCTTCGTTGTCAGCGACGATCTCGCGGTTGAAGTTCGAGCACTTCGAGGACGAGTGTTTCGCCGAGGAACTGACCGATGCCCTGCTCCGCCTCGGCCGCAGCGATCCCACGGTCAACGCCGAGGCGACAGGTTACATGCTGCGCGCCTTCTTCGAGGCGATGCGGCGACACATCGCCTTCGAGCAGGAGTTTCTCCTGCGCGATTTCAGAATGATGCAGTGA
- a CDS encoding lipid A biosynthesis lauroyl acyltransferase: MVITRIVLALRKFQHWAIAQFVFGLLNVLKLFPADSAMNFADRFARWIGPKTKRHILTLTNLRNAFPEKPEAEIQAIALDSWGNMGRLAAEYVFLDELFDFDPFREGEGRVEVSGIPLFVDLRDNPRPFIVFTGHTGNFELLPVAGAAFGLDVTVLFRPPNNPYVADKVFEFRKARMGNLVPSHAGSSFTLARKLDNGGAVGVLVDQKFNKGLKTKFFGRDVQTNPLLAKLVRQFGCEVFPARCIRLPGNRFRLELEPAITVPRKEDGAVDVEATAQMLNDKVEQWVREYPGQWLWYHDRWNIKRGLIT, encoded by the coding sequence ATGGTAATCACCCGCATCGTTCTGGCGCTTCGGAAGTTCCAGCACTGGGCGATTGCCCAGTTCGTGTTCGGGCTGCTGAACGTGCTTAAGCTCTTTCCGGCCGACAGCGCCATGAACTTCGCCGATCGCTTTGCCCGATGGATCGGGCCGAAGACGAAGCGCCACATCCTCACGCTCACCAACCTGCGCAATGCGTTTCCGGAAAAGCCGGAAGCGGAGATCCAGGCGATCGCGCTCGACAGCTGGGGCAACATGGGCCGGCTCGCCGCCGAGTATGTCTTCCTCGACGAACTCTTCGACTTCGATCCCTTTCGCGAAGGCGAGGGAAGGGTTGAGGTCTCGGGCATTCCGCTCTTCGTGGACCTGCGCGACAATCCGCGGCCGTTCATCGTCTTTACCGGGCATACCGGCAATTTCGAGCTCCTGCCCGTTGCGGGTGCGGCCTTCGGTCTCGACGTGACCGTGCTGTTCCGGCCCCCGAACAATCCTTACGTCGCCGACAAGGTGTTCGAGTTCCGCAAGGCGCGCATGGGTAATCTCGTGCCGTCGCATGCGGGCTCGTCGTTCACGCTGGCCCGCAAGCTTGACAATGGCGGGGCCGTCGGCGTTCTCGTCGATCAGAAGTTCAACAAGGGACTGAAGACGAAGTTCTTCGGCCGCGACGTCCAGACGAATCCGCTGCTCGCGAAGTTGGTCCGCCAGTTCGGCTGCGAGGTGTTCCCGGCCCGCTGCATCAGGCTTCCCGGTAACCGCTTCCGGCTCGAGCTCGAACCCGCCATCACCGTTCCGCGCAAGGAGGACGGGGCGGTGGATGTCGAAGCGACCGCTCAGATGCTGAACGACAAGGTGGAGCAGTGGGTGCGGGAATATCCGGGCCAATGGCTCTGGTATCATGACCGCTGGAACATCAAGCGCGGCCTGATCACCTGA
- a CDS encoding zinc-binding dehydrogenase, producing MRALQLLDDRKLEITDIPEPEAPGPGEVTLRVKAVALNHIDVWGWRGMAFAKRKMPLVIGAEAAGVVDSIGPGVSNVLPGQLVSIYGARTCGLCKPCREGRDNLCEHVGGVHGFHLDGFAQEKVNLPARLLVPAPPGVDAVGAALAPVTFGTVEHMLFDNAKLEPGETILVHAGGSGIGTAAIQLAKKIGCTVITTVGSDDKIERAKALGADHVINYRKDRFEGVVRKLTKKKGVDVVFEHVGKDTWAGSMLCLKRGGRLVTCGSTSGVSTDMNLMMLFQQQLKLLGSFGCRMENMANAMQKMARGIVHPVIDTQIGFDGIATALERMETRNVFGKIVLTLD from the coding sequence ATGCGTGCGCTGCAACTGCTCGATGACCGCAAGCTCGAAATCACCGATATCCCCGAGCCGGAAGCTCCGGGACCGGGCGAAGTGACGCTTCGCGTCAAGGCGGTTGCGCTCAATCACATCGACGTCTGGGGCTGGCGCGGCATGGCATTCGCCAAGCGCAAGATGCCGCTGGTCATCGGCGCTGAAGCCGCGGGCGTGGTGGACAGCATCGGTCCCGGCGTTTCGAATGTTCTGCCCGGCCAGCTCGTATCCATCTATGGTGCGCGCACCTGCGGCCTCTGCAAGCCCTGCCGCGAGGGACGTGACAACCTCTGCGAACATGTCGGCGGCGTTCACGGCTTCCATCTCGACGGCTTCGCGCAGGAAAAGGTGAACCTGCCCGCGCGCCTGCTCGTTCCGGCTCCTCCCGGCGTTGACGCCGTCGGCGCGGCACTTGCGCCCGTTACCTTCGGCACCGTCGAGCACATGCTCTTCGATAACGCCAAGCTTGAGCCCGGCGAGACCATCCTCGTCCACGCCGGCGGATCGGGCATCGGCACGGCGGCTATCCAGCTTGCCAAGAAGATCGGCTGCACGGTGATCACGACGGTCGGTTCCGACGACAAGATCGAGAGGGCCAAGGCACTCGGTGCCGACCATGTCATCAACTACCGGAAGGACCGGTTCGAGGGCGTCGTGCGCAAGCTCACCAAGAAGAAGGGCGTCGATGTCGTCTTCGAGCATGTCGGCAAGGATACCTGGGCCGGTTCGATGCTCTGCCTCAAGCGGGGCGGGCGGCTCGTCACATGCGGCTCGACCTCCGGTGTGTCGACCGACATGAACCTGATGATGCTCTTCCAGCAGCAATTGAAACTGCTCGGCTCGTTCGGCTGCCGCATGGAAAACATGGCGAATGCCATGCAGAAGATGGCGCGCGGGATCGTTCATCCGGTCATCGATACTCAGATTGGCTTCGACGGCATCGCGACGGCACTGGAGCGCATGGAGACGCGCAACGTGTTCGGCAAGATCGTACTGACGCTGGACTGA
- a CDS encoding beta-ketoacyl-ACP synthase, producing MSKASFRDHLGRPIVAVTGMGVVTSLGQGLEDNWKALTSGVSGIHGITRFPVDGLNTRIAGTVDFIELPTENPVERSYAYARETTDEALAQAGISGDFGGPLFLAAPPIEPEWSARFALADRAPPSSRPGDAYERFLTALREKADPALHEAWLFGAISERLSDRYGTRGLPVTLSTACASGATAIQLGVEAIRQGRTDRALTVGTDGSVTAEALIRFALLSALSTQNDPPQKASKPFTKDRDGFVIAEGAATLVLESLESAVARGARVLGILKGCGEKADHFHRTRSSPDGGPAIATIRAALADAGIEESAIGYINAHGTSTPENDKMEYLSMSAVFGEALPKIPVSSNKSMIGHTLTAAGAVEAVFSIQTMLTGTLPPTINYLNPDPAIVLDVVPNVKREQQVSAVLSNSFGFGGQNASLVMTAEPA from the coding sequence ATGAGCAAAGCCAGTTTCAGGGATCATCTCGGACGTCCCATCGTCGCGGTAACCGGGATGGGTGTCGTGACCTCGCTGGGCCAGGGGCTTGAGGACAACTGGAAGGCGCTGACAAGCGGCGTATCCGGTATCCACGGCATCACCCGGTTCCCGGTCGACGGCCTCAATACGCGCATTGCCGGAACGGTGGATTTCATCGAGCTTCCGACCGAAAATCCGGTCGAGCGTTCCTATGCCTATGCGCGCGAGACAACGGACGAGGCGCTGGCGCAGGCCGGCATTTCCGGCGATTTCGGCGGCCCACTGTTTCTCGCAGCACCGCCGATCGAGCCCGAATGGAGCGCCCGTTTTGCACTTGCCGACCGCGCTCCGCCGTCGAGCCGTCCGGGCGACGCCTATGAGCGTTTCCTGACCGCGCTTCGCGAAAAGGCCGATCCCGCGCTCCACGAGGCGTGGCTGTTCGGCGCGATCTCCGAGCGCCTGTCGGACCGCTACGGCACGCGCGGCCTGCCGGTAACGCTCTCGACCGCCTGTGCGTCGGGTGCCACGGCCATCCAGCTGGGTGTCGAGGCGATCCGCCAGGGCCGAACGGACCGCGCCCTCACCGTCGGCACGGATGGCTCGGTCACGGCGGAAGCGCTCATCCGCTTCGCGCTGCTTTCGGCGCTTTCCACCCAGAACGACCCGCCGCAGAAGGCCTCGAAGCCCTTCACGAAGGACCGTGACGGCTTCGTCATCGCGGAAGGGGCGGCGACCCTCGTGCTCGAATCGCTGGAGTCCGCCGTCGCTCGCGGCGCGCGCGTGCTCGGCATTCTCAAGGGCTGTGGCGAAAAGGCCGACCATTTCCACCGCACCCGCTCGTCTCCGGACGGCGGACCGGCGATCGCGACGATCCGGGCGGCGCTCGCAGACGCGGGCATAGAGGAGAGTGCGATCGGCTACATCAATGCCCACGGCACCTCCACGCCCGAGAACGACAAGATGGAGTACCTCTCCATGTCGGCCGTCTTCGGCGAGGCATTGCCGAAAATCCCCGTTTCGTCGAACAAGTCGATGATCGGTCACACCCTGACGGCTGCCGGTGCGGTCGAAGCCGTGTTCTCAATACAGACGATGCTGACGGGGACGCTGCCTCCGACCATCAACTACCTCAATCCGGACCCGGCCATCGTTCTCGACGTCGTACCGAACGTGAAGCGCGAGCAGCAGGTCTCGGCCGTGCTGTCGAACTCCTTCGGCTTCGGCGGGCAGAACGCCAGCCTTGTCATGACGGCGGAACCGGCATAA
- a CDS encoding beta-ketoacyl-ACP synthase translates to MAKAENDVVVTGIGIVTCQGVGLEPHRALLTAAKGPETRIDTTRFAPYPVHPMPEIDWSQQIAKRGDQRQMENWQRLGVFTAGLALDDAGLKDDVEACATMDMIVAAGGGERDINVDSLIVDEGLKRNDRERLLNEKLTTELRPTLFLAQLSNLLAGNISIVHKVTGSSRTFMGEEASGISAVETAYFRIRSGQSTHTLVGGALVAERQDVILLYEAIQAHATGDWTPLWSRDPDAGGGIITGTLGAFLVLESRAHAEARGAHIYATIDTIGGDRGTREEGRLEKRLDQLANGATTEPASTVVFSGASGQHGLTQRERAWIDRRFDGAAVRGYSGFAGHGLETQFPLGLALAALALDSGAKVPAFDPQSEASMQSPARTAVVTTIGHARGEGVAVLSAEN, encoded by the coding sequence ATGGCGAAAGCTGAGAATGATGTGGTCGTCACGGGTATCGGGATCGTCACGTGCCAGGGTGTCGGGCTGGAACCGCACAGGGCGCTGCTGACCGCGGCCAAGGGGCCGGAGACCAGGATCGACACGACGCGGTTTGCGCCCTATCCCGTGCACCCCATGCCGGAGATCGACTGGTCGCAGCAGATCGCCAAGCGCGGCGATCAACGCCAGATGGAGAACTGGCAGCGTCTCGGCGTGTTCACCGCCGGCCTCGCACTCGACGATGCCGGTCTAAAGGACGATGTGGAAGCCTGTGCCACGATGGACATGATCGTGGCCGCCGGCGGCGGCGAACGCGACATCAACGTCGATTCGCTCATCGTCGATGAGGGGCTCAAGCGCAACGACCGGGAGAGGCTTCTCAACGAGAAGCTCACCACCGAACTGCGGCCGACCCTCTTTCTCGCCCAGCTTTCGAACCTTCTCGCAGGCAACATTTCCATCGTGCACAAGGTGACCGGCTCGTCGCGCACGTTCATGGGCGAGGAGGCGTCCGGCATCAGCGCCGTCGAGACCGCCTATTTCCGCATCCGTTCCGGACAGTCGACCCATACCCTCGTCGGGGGTGCACTCGTTGCCGAACGCCAGGACGTGATCCTTCTCTACGAGGCCATCCAGGCACATGCGACGGGAGACTGGACGCCGCTCTGGTCCCGCGATCCGGACGCCGGCGGCGGCATCATCACCGGCACGCTCGGTGCCTTCCTGGTCCTGGAATCGCGCGCCCATGCGGAAGCGCGGGGTGCGCACATCTACGCGACGATCGACACGATCGGCGGCGACCGCGGCACCCGGGAAGAGGGGCGGCTCGAAAAGCGCCTCGACCAGCTGGCGAACGGCGCCACCACTGAACCCGCCTCTACGGTCGTGTTCTCGGGGGCATCGGGGCAGCACGGACTGACGCAGCGCGAACGCGCCTGGATCGACCGTCGTTTCGATGGCGCGGCCGTACGCGGATACAGCGGCTTTGCCGGGCACGGGCTGGAAACGCAGTTTCCGCTGGGCCTCGCGCTCGCGGCGCTCGCCCTCGACAGCGGCGCGAAGGTTCCAGCCTTCGATCCGCAGTCGGAGGCCTCGATGCAGTCACCGGCCCGCACCGCCGTCGTCACGACCATTGGGCACGCGCGCGGCGAAGGCGTCGCCGTGCTGTCAGCAGAGAATTGA
- a CDS encoding 3-hydroxyacyl-ACP dehydratase FabZ family protein has protein sequence MLLEYFQMIDRVEAVDAERKVLKARSVVPAKSPVFEGHFPGMPLVPGVLLIETMAQASGFLVLAATNFSAMPFLMTVDGAKMRSFVAPEAVLDIEVFLEHDGSGFAVTKAKITSEGKKVCDAQLKLRTVPFEEVPLADIVRKRAGELGLFDALAATGEGV, from the coding sequence ATGTTGCTAGAATATTTTCAGATGATTGACCGCGTCGAGGCAGTGGATGCCGAGCGCAAGGTTCTCAAGGCCCGATCCGTCGTGCCGGCGAAAAGCCCGGTTTTCGAAGGTCATTTTCCGGGCATGCCGCTCGTGCCGGGGGTTCTCCTGATCGAGACCATGGCGCAGGCCTCGGGGTTCCTCGTGCTGGCTGCCACGAATTTCTCGGCCATGCCGTTCCTGATGACCGTCGATGGCGCCAAGATGCGCAGCTTCGTCGCGCCTGAGGCCGTTCTGGACATCGAGGTCTTCCTCGAACATGACGGGTCCGGCTTTGCCGTCACGAAGGCGAAGATCACTTCCGAGGGCAAGAAGGTCTGCGATGCGCAGCTCAAGCTTCGCACCGTACCGTTCGAAGAGGTGCCGCTTGCCGATATCGTGCGCAAGCGGGCCGGCGAATTGGGGCTGTTTGACGCGCTGGCTGCGACCGGCGAAGGGGTATGA
- a CDS encoding acyl carrier protein, whose protein sequence is MGVTATFDKVADIIAETSEIDRETITPDSHTIDDLGIDSLDFLDIVFAIDKEFGIKIPLEQWTQEVNEGKVSTEEYFVLKNLCSKIDELRAAKA, encoded by the coding sequence ATGGGCGTGACTGCTACATTCGACAAGGTTGCCGACATCATCGCGGAAACGAGCGAGATCGATCGCGAGACGATCACACCGGACAGCCACACGATCGACGATCTGGGTATCGACAGCCTGGACTTTCTCGACATCGTTTTTGCGATCGACAAGGAGTTCGGAATCAAGATCCCGCTCGAGCAGTGGACGCAGGAAGTGAACGAAGGCAAGGTCTCCACCGAAGAATACTTCGTGCTGAAGAACCTCTGCTCCAAGATCGACGAACTTCGCGCGGCGAAGGCCTGA
- the hemN gene encoding oxygen-independent coproporphyrinogen III oxidase: MRDDLVERLSAPVPRYTSYPTAPHFSESVGPDTYREWLGNLGGRNRLSLYVHIPYCDRLCWFCACHTRQTLRYEPVEAYLKGLFREIDTVGGMVSRDAAVTALHLGGGSPTMLRPQDMIALKRSLSERFQFATDAEISVEMDPNDLDEARHDALAEIGLARASLGIQDFDPKVQKAINRLQTFEQTRAVVEAVRSRGVRSVNCDVLYGLPHQTLASLGETVEAVVSMRPDRIALFGYAHVPWMKKHQAMIDAASLPGVAERFRQMTMAAEMLVARGYQAVGIDHFALPADPLASASRDGSLRRNFQGYTDDQADALIGLGASAIGQLPEGYVQNMPATGEYLRSVNEGRLASVRGYALTSEDRARAWVIERIMCEFGFGLECLRRAHPSLAATLIAEGRAIASADRDGLVQFGGGRFALTEKGQAFARTVASRFDAHFGKGTARHSVAV; this comes from the coding sequence ATGCGCGACGATCTCGTTGAACGCCTTTCGGCGCCCGTTCCTCGGTATACCAGCTATCCGACCGCTCCCCATTTCAGCGAATCTGTCGGCCCGGACACGTATCGCGAATGGCTCGGCAATCTGGGCGGCCGCAACCGGCTGTCGCTCTACGTGCACATCCCGTATTGCGACCGGCTGTGTTGGTTCTGTGCCTGTCATACCCGCCAGACGCTGCGCTACGAGCCGGTTGAGGCTTACCTGAAGGGACTTTTCCGCGAGATCGACACCGTGGGCGGGATGGTCTCGCGCGATGCAGCCGTGACGGCGCTCCATCTCGGTGGTGGATCGCCGACCATGCTCAGGCCGCAGGACATGATCGCGCTCAAGCGCTCCCTGTCCGAACGGTTCCAATTCGCGACGGATGCCGAGATCAGCGTGGAAATGGACCCGAACGATCTCGACGAGGCGCGCCATGATGCGCTAGCCGAAATCGGGCTGGCGCGTGCGAGCCTCGGGATACAGGATTTCGACCCGAAGGTGCAAAAGGCGATCAACCGCTTGCAGACCTTCGAGCAGACCCGCGCAGTGGTGGAAGCAGTGCGATCGCGCGGCGTTCGCTCCGTCAACTGCGACGTCCTCTATGGCCTCCCGCACCAGACCTTGGCGTCGCTCGGGGAGACCGTGGAAGCGGTCGTTTCGATGCGGCCGGACCGCATTGCGCTTTTCGGCTACGCACATGTGCCATGGATGAAGAAGCACCAGGCGATGATCGATGCTGCCTCGCTTCCCGGCGTGGCGGAACGCTTCCGGCAGATGACGATGGCAGCGGAGATGCTGGTGGCGAGGGGATACCAGGCCGTGGGCATAGACCATTTCGCGCTTCCGGCCGATCCGCTGGCCTCGGCTTCCCGCGACGGATCGCTGCGTCGCAACTTCCAGGGCTATACCGATGATCAGGCGGACGCTCTGATCGGTCTCGGCGCATCAGCGATCGGCCAGCTGCCCGAAGGCTATGTCCAGAACATGCCGGCGACGGGCGAGTATCTCAGAAGCGTCAACGAGGGGAGGCTTGCGTCGGTGCGCGGTTATGCCCTCACCAGCGAGGATCGCGCACGGGCCTGGGTCATAGAGCGCATCATGTGCGAGTTCGGTTTCGGACTCGAATGTCTTCGTCGCGCGCATCCCTCTCTGGCCGCCACGCTCATTGCCGAAGGGAGAGCCATAGCCAGTGCTGATCGGGACGGGTTGGTTCAGTTCGGCGGCGGCCGTTTTGCGCTCACTGAAAAGGGCCAGGCCTTCGCGCGCACCGTGGCATCGCGATTCGACGCCCACTTCGGCAAGGGGACGGCGCGCCATTCCGTAGCGGTCTGA
- a CDS encoding Crp/Fnr family transcriptional regulator, translating to MDLQLADSRSSQIPPVCMKCGVRGGGVCAALTAAQLQELNRQSARQRIEAGTEVVGQGEEIGTYANIMQGVVKLTKMMADGRQQIVGLQFAPDFIGRPFQRESTLSAEAATDTEICSFPRAVLERLTERTPELEHRLHCQSLKELDDARDWMLTLGRKTAHEKVASFLYLIASRTHCGDGVKSSFELPLSRADIADFLGLTIETVSRQMTKLRKDGTISIENSRHVTVPNMERLVRCAGNE from the coding sequence ATGGACCTCCAGCTCGCAGACAGCCGTAGCAGCCAGATTCCACCCGTATGCATGAAGTGCGGCGTGCGCGGCGGTGGCGTTTGTGCGGCCCTGACGGCCGCGCAGCTTCAGGAACTCAACCGTCAATCGGCAAGGCAGCGAATCGAAGCCGGAACCGAGGTGGTGGGACAGGGCGAAGAGATCGGAACCTATGCCAACATCATGCAGGGCGTGGTCAAGCTCACGAAGATGATGGCCGACGGCCGTCAGCAGATCGTCGGCCTCCAGTTCGCACCGGATTTCATCGGCCGTCCCTTCCAGCGTGAAAGCACGCTCTCGGCGGAGGCTGCCACCGACACCGAAATCTGCAGTTTCCCGCGCGCCGTGCTGGAGCGCCTGACCGAACGGACGCCGGAACTCGAGCACCGCCTGCATTGCCAATCGCTCAAGGAACTCGACGACGCCCGCGACTGGATGCTCACGCTCGGCCGAAAGACGGCGCATGAAAAGGTCGCGAGCTTTCTTTATCTCATCGCGAGCCGAACCCACTGCGGCGATGGCGTGAAATCGTCCTTCGAGCTGCCGCTGTCGCGGGCCGACATCGCGGATTTTCTCGGCCTCACCATCGAAACCGTCAGCCGCCAGATGACCAAGCTGCGCAAGGACGGCACGATATCCATCGAGAACAGCCGCCACGTGACCGTGCCGAACATGGAACGCCTTGTCCGCTGCGCAGGAAACGAATGA
- the cbiB gene encoding adenosylcobinamide-phosphate synthase CbiB: MTESLLILFAALLLDRVVGDPPELWNRITHPVVWFGRAIAAFDRSFNGKRMTADLRRFNGAAAIAVLLAASAFLGYLVHAALDLLGLVGTVIEVALVAVFLAQKSLSDHVGAVATGLRTGGLDGGRNAVSMIVGRDPASLDGPGVCRAAIESLAENFSDGVVAPAFWYAVAGLPGLFAYKLLNTADSMIGHKNKKYLEFGWASARLDDLANIPAARLSVLLIAAGARLVSSMNAAWTAVDTALRDHGLHRSPNSGWPEAAMAGALGIGLAGPRIYAGVRVEEPMINASGRTDATANDIDRALSIYGGACSALAAMVLLAAAVVALLC; the protein is encoded by the coding sequence ATGACCGAGTCGCTGCTCATTCTTTTCGCGGCCCTTCTGCTCGATCGCGTGGTCGGCGATCCGCCGGAACTCTGGAACCGGATCACCCATCCGGTGGTCTGGTTCGGTCGGGCGATCGCAGCCTTCGACCGTTCGTTCAACGGCAAGCGGATGACGGCGGACCTTCGCCGCTTCAACGGTGCGGCCGCTATCGCCGTGCTTCTCGCGGCCAGTGCCTTTCTCGGCTACCTCGTTCATGCGGCGCTCGATCTGTTGGGTTTGGTCGGCACCGTCATCGAGGTCGCCCTGGTTGCTGTATTTCTTGCCCAGAAGAGCCTTTCCGACCATGTCGGCGCGGTGGCGACAGGCTTGCGCACGGGCGGGCTAGATGGGGGGCGCAACGCGGTCTCGATGATCGTCGGGCGCGATCCGGCGAGCCTTGACGGTCCGGGTGTCTGCCGCGCCGCGATCGAAAGCCTTGCGGAAAACTTTTCCGACGGCGTCGTGGCGCCGGCATTCTGGTATGCGGTTGCGGGGTTGCCGGGCCTGTTTGCCTACAAGCTGCTGAACACCGCCGATTCGATGATCGGCCACAAGAACAAGAAGTACCTCGAATTCGGTTGGGCATCGGCCCGCCTCGACGACCTCGCGAACATTCCTGCCGCCCGTCTCTCGGTCCTGCTGATTGCTGCCGGGGCGCGGCTCGTGTCGTCGATGAATGCGGCATGGACGGCTGTGGATACTGCCTTGCGCGACCACGGGCTCCATCGCTCCCCCAATTCGGGCTGGCCGGAGGCGGCGATGGCGGGTGCGCTCGGCATCGGCCTCGCAGGCCCGCGAATCTATGCCGGTGTCCGCGTCGAAGAGCCGATGATCAATGCCTCGGGCCGGACGGACGCAACCGCAAACGACATAGACAGGGCGCTGTCGATCTATGGCGGCGCCTGTTCCGCGCTCGCGGCAATGGTTCTTTTGGCGGCCGCAGTGGTCGCACTTCTTTGCTAG